The nucleotide sequence CGGTCCTGTCCTCGCCCGCCGCCAGCATCAGCAGCGGCCCGCGCTCACGGGCGGTGTCGACGGCCGCCTCGCTGCGGGGCGCGAAGTTGGCGAGCCCGGCCTGGAACAGCGAGCGCGACAGACGGCATGGCGTACGTCTCGAAGAGGCGGTCGGACTCCTCGCGCGGCAGTGTGTTGGCGAAGCCGCGGTGGAACGAGTCCGCCGTGTGCGCCCAGGTCTTGGTGCGCAGCCCCGGGCGGCTCAGGATCGGTCCCGCCGTCTGGAGCTGGGCGAGCGGCAGCCCGAGCACACCGCGGAACTGGGCGGGGGCGAGCGCCACACAGCCGCGGGTCACGCCCGAGGCGAGCAGCCGCTCGGCGATCAGCCCGCCGAACGAGTGCCCGATCACCACGGGCGCGGCCGGCAGCCCGGCGATGATCTGCGCGTAGTGGTCGGTGACCTCGGCGAGCCCCCGGTTCGCGAGCGGCGCGGGGTTCTTGCGGGTGGCCTCGACGGTCGGCGCGTCGCCGGGCCAGCCCGGCGCCGTCGCCGCGTACCCGCGCTCGTTGAAGAGACTGAGCCAGGGGTCCCAGCTGCTGGAGTGCAGCCACAGTCCGTGGATGAAAACGACCGGAACGACAGATGCATCCGACACGGGAGCCTCCTAGGCGCGAAAACCGCGCGGTGCCGACGGAAACGCGGACACGCGGTTGAGTCTAGAAGGAAAAAGCACGCGGCGACGGGGTTCGCACACCTTTCCACCCCGGGATTCACGGCAGGACACAAGCCCGTCGGACCGGCCGGGCCGACCCTCGTAGAATCGCCGGATGAGCGCTCCCGACACCGGTCCAGAAGCACCCGAGGCACCCGGTCCTTCCCCGGCGCCCGACGAGACGAGCGAGG is from Streptomyces sp. NBC_00370 and encodes:
- a CDS encoding alpha/beta hydrolase, producing the protein MSDASVVPVVFIHGLWLHSSSWDPWLSLFNERGYAATAPGWPGDAPTVEATRKNPAPLANRGLAEVTDHYAQIIAGLPAAPVVIGHSFGGLIAERLLASGVTRGCVALAPAQFRGVLGLPLAQLQTAGPILSRPGLRTKTWAHTADSFHRGFANTLPREESDRLFETYAMPSVALAVPGRARQLRAPQRGGRRHRP